The nucleotide window AGTAAAAAACCTACGCAGTTATGGTAAAAACTATGGATTTTACAGCCTATCACAAATATACATAATCTTATAGTCAGCATACATGTGAGCATAGGAAGACAAGCGACAATATGTACCTCTTCATCAATCAAAACCAAGTCACTATGCAACATCTTTGATTCATCATGTggatcatagaagtcccaaaaccTAGAGGCACGCACACATATGGTCTCACTGCAGTTACCAGGCATGAGACCAGGAATCAACCTATCTCCCATCTGCAGGCACATAATGAGATATAGAATTAGTACAACCGTCATGGCACAATAAGTTTCATATGCGAGATTAAGATCGAAAGAGGGAAACCTTGGTATAGAAGACATCACACACATCATGTGAACCAATACACTCAATGCAAAATAAGAGATGTAGGTGGCCAGCCAACATTTTCAAAAGCACGTATATACAGCAAGGCCCAAAATCTAACCCATCGCAAAAGTTTAAGGCTGATGCCGCAAGGACCTCTCGGTACACAACATTTGGAGTCTTTGAGCCACACGAACCATCAGTATTCTCAATCAGAATTCTTAGGCCACCTCTAGAAGTCGATCGTGAAACAGCCACATAGAGTTGGCCATGTGTAAAAATAGGTTTTTTTAGGTAAAGGCCAACCCTTGAAAGAGTCTGCCCCTGGCTCTTATTTATTGTCATAGCGAAGCATATTCGTACTGGAAATTGTCTCCTCTGTAGCATGAATGGCCACTTCACATCTGCAGTGTTAAGGGCGATTCTTGGTATAAAAACCTCTTCGCCGACTTTAGACCCCGTTAGTATTATGCACTGCAGCAAGCGCTGTCCAAGCTCTGTAACAAGCAGTCTTGTGCCATTATAGAGCCCCATATTCTGATTCAGGTTTCGTAACAGCATTACTATGACCCCTTTCTTTAATACAAGTTTGTGGCAAGGGAAATTATTCACATTGATAGAATTCAGAAACTCAGTAGGGTAGAGCACATCAAAATCTGGTATGTGTTCAGACGATTTCGATATAGTGTCACAGCTTAGGTAGTGCACACTATAACCAGGGATGAGCGAGACAATGAAATCATTAATCTCGTCAACAGTAATGTTATTTGGGCAGACAATAGCACGTGAAGCCAAATATTCAGGATTATTGTAGTTCATCAAAAAGTCTGGGTATACTTCAAACACTATTGCTGCAATTTTATCACCATCGGTATGAATTAGCAAACCATCAGGAATAGTAACCCATGAAGCCTCACACTCATCCCCTTTCCTTTCGGCAGGGGCAGTACCATCACCAATAGCTAGGACCCAGTTGCTAAATTGCTCCAGCTCATCACGTTTGCTCTCTTCTAAAGAGGGGTTGAGAAGTCGCATGTTTGTGTGTAGTCTTAATAGAACAACATGCTGCCAAAGTCTAGAGCTCGTAATGGATGCACCAACTACGGCAGATCGTGAGCCTTTCCGCACAACAGGTAAAATTTGACGAAAATCACCTCCTAGAACAATAGGCTTGCCACCAAATGGTATGACCGATTTTGCAGGATCATGACCGATTTAAGTTTAGCTTTCACTGCTAGTTAGGTAAAATCCTAAAGCTTGGCGTGATACAGCAGCCCCGTTAACCTTTTTGCCGGCAATAGGCAAGTGGCTTAGTGGAAGAAATTTTAGAAGGGGAAAAGCATGAGAAATTGCTACAACGACAAATCAAAAGCAAAACCACTTAAACAACATTTAAAGGTAGACGTGTTGACTATTgtatttgttttatttttattcgATAGGCATTGACCCAGCTGTTCGCAGTTTTCACGGTAACATGCATGCTAATGCAAATCAGTACgcactatttgtttttattataGACTCCTACAGGGAGTCAAGGACTAGCATATATAGCGACCTATGGTCCTGCAAAACACTTTCGTATTTATGGATGCATGGATGCATAATAGCAACAGGCTGGCTGACTGGTTCTGTCACGCACTCAAGGTGCAGTTGGTTTATGTCACAAGCACAAACGTAGCATGGACGACCTGCAAGGCTGCAATGCCGCAGGAAGCAGATCCCTGCTTTGTTTGCAAACTAcagtattttcttttcttttctttttcctttccctTTTGCTGCAGTAGTCACAATCTTTTTGTCAAGGAATTGGGATTGATTTCAAACAAGAAACAGCCACAAATAAAACACACACGGTGCAACTGAATAATCCTAGCTAGGCAGCTGGTTCAACTTTCTGAAACAGATGAAGCTTCACGTatactggtggtggtggtagtagcaGTAGTTGTGATTATATATGTTTATATGAATGTGAATCCAATGCATATGCATATGTGGttatcggccatcgtgccgtacgttttttttgcaggttttagaaacctcaccgtgtaggggaggttctGTCAAAATTTTCAATTAAGCCCGTATGTTCTTTTTTttcagagaagagcccgtcggagccgagccggagtacctcggcgaccccgatcgtattCCTCGCcactgcgggtctgcctgcaccgcgttgcctcgccactgcaccgaccctccacagccccgctagcctgactccaccgccacccaaggtatcactaccggaaacacctaagttgccgagtgtccccacctTTGCCGTGGGCacgatttcgggcactcggcaaacatggtgtttgccgagtgtcccaaagacaacactcggcaaaaataacaCTCACGGCATAACAGTTTATACCGAGTGCCTACACTCGGCACAAAATAGGCACACGGCAACATCATGTCCAGTAACACCGTCGATCTCCGTTATCCTAtatgccgagtgccaaaatacaacactcggcaaacacacaTCGATACCGAGTATCaccttttgacactcggcaaacggtgttatatgccgagtgtcagaatcttacactcggcaaacatttttttttgattttgcccCCCAAACTTTTTGTACTGTTGTCTTACAATACCTGTTGCTCTCTGTTCAAGTAATGTACATTTCTGAGTTATTTTACTATATTTCATCAATTTATTTTAGTCAAATGAATTTTcggtaattttttggatttgaactgcaagtgcttcGAATATCCGAAAAAAGTGAATAAAAAAATGATATTCTTTTCACTGAGTTTGTTTTGATACCGTATCCAAGGCCAGACCAGAAATCTCGAACATTGTGTTCGCGAAACATGAGCAGAAACGCGTGGCGGAAACGTctgaaaattctataaaaaacaaacgaagtctgaaaatcatgaaattcatcgagttgtcatgatatcatacgtggaggctatggtaaaaaattgagagtgtTTCGGCAAAGTTGACACGTACGTTGCTTACAAATCGGATCATCTCCGGAGAAGTTTCTGAGATGTGAGAAAGATCCGGTAAGATGAGGAGACAATTTGAATGTTGATTTGGAGTTTCacttcaaattttttttgtatatataatAGAGAACAAAGATCACTTCTTGTGAATTTTTGGCAATTTTTCGAAGCCATTTCGTAATTTTTATTCTTTCGTTCGCAATTATTGAATTTTATATGCGTGATATACAAACACAGGAAATAATAGTCCAATTTTTGTACAAGCTTGAAATATACATTTGTGAGTGCACCTAACAAAGTGTAATGCAAGTTCATTTCATGAAATTAGTGAAACATGAAATAGAGGAAAGTAATTAAGTAGAGGAAAGAAAAGGGTagcatgaaatatagaaataagtttgccgagtgctgcatagatggcactcggcaaactgatggaATTTTTTAAGGGAGAACAGGGATTTTTAAGTAGTTTACCGAGTGCGCCAtcggccgacactcggcaaactgatggaaatttttttaaaaaacgttgccgagtgtcgtatcgggccgacactcggcaaacaggccgcAAAATAGATAGGCCGTAGGCCGGCTCTGGCCATTTCTCCATTCCTCCCCACTCCACTCCCTCCCCACTcgcgccgccgtcgacctccctcccctcgcgccgccgtcgacctccCCCTCACGCGCCCTCCTCCCTCCCCACTCCATCGTGCTCCCCACgaccgccgccgtcgagctcccccccacgcacccccctccctccccactccgcggccccctccctccccaccccGCCCGCTCGCCCGGCCGTCGACCTCCCCCCCGCCCGGCCGGTCTGCCACAGCCACCGGCTGGCCCACGCCCCTGTCCCCACCGCGAAACCGAGCGCGGGCGCGAGCACGCCCACGAAACCGCCCTAGGGTTGTGGAGAGAACCTTGAGACTTCGCCGTTGCTGCAGGAGCCCACCGCAGGATCCCACCACTTCCCCCATTCTCCGGTAAGCCCCATTGTATTCTCACTGCTTCTCATATTGTCCTGCTTAGATAGTTTAAGCATTCATCAGAGTGATTTCAAAAATAGCTGTTCATTTGAGGATGGAGATAGTTTATAAATTAGAGTTGATGGCTGATGAATGCTTGAATTGGTGTTAGCAGGTTGTCATGATTTGTGATTATTAGTCTGATTATGTTCCTACTGTCCTTGATATCCTTTTTTGAGTCAGATTTGCCTTTTGAAGTCTGATTGCTTAAAGTTTAATCTACAGTTGATTTGTAAATATCGTTTTGAAACCCAGAAGGGAGGAATGGACTAGATATTCCTCTTTTGAGCATGTCTTTCATTGTGTATGCGTGATCATGGGTGCGAGTCTTATGGTTGGCCAACTAGTGAGGAGTGAGTTAGTTTTTTAGCGAATATTATTTGATCCTACAATTGCTCAGGTATCTCGTATTTCAGGATGAAAAGGAGTACTAGGTACTACGGTCTATTTGGATCTTGCTAACTTTAGCATCCTATAACATACATTAATACTCGattcgttttaaattataagttattttaaattTTATGAAGAgtcaagcatctcaagtttgatctcTGAGAGTTGCTAAAATTAGTAGTAGAGCAGGTGct belongs to Miscanthus floridulus cultivar M001 chromosome 4, ASM1932011v1, whole genome shotgun sequence and includes:
- the LOC136550684 gene encoding uncharacterized protein, whose product is MRLLNPSLEESKRDELEQFSNWVLAIGDGTAPAERKGDECEASWVTIPDGLLIHTDGDKIAAIVFEVYPDFLMNYNNPEYLASRAIVCPNNITVDEINDFIVSLIPGYSVHYLSCDTISKSSEHIPDFDVLYPTEFLNSINSLDSACCSA